The sequence below is a genomic window from Streptomyces sudanensis.
CAGCTCGGCGCCGAGGGCGTCTTCGTCGGCTCCGGCATCTTCAAGTCCGGCGACCCCGCCAAGCGCGCCGCCGCCATCGTGAAGGCCACCACCTTCTACGACGACCCGAAGATCATCGCGGACGCCTCCCGCAACCTGGGCGAGGCCATGGTCGGCATCAACTGCGACACCCTGCCCGAGGCCGAGCGCTACGCGAACCGGGGCTGGTAACGGCCATGGGCACCACCCCCGTCATCGGCGTCCTGGCCCTCCAGGGCGACGTACGGGAGCACCTGATCGCCCTGGCCGCGGCGGACGCCACGGCCAGGCCGGTCCGGCGCCCCGAGGAGCTCGCCGAGGTCGACGGCCTGGTCGTCCCGGGCGGCGAGTCCACCACCATCTCCAAGCTGGCGAACCTGTTCGGGATGGCGGAACCGCTGCGCGCGCGCATCGCGGCCGGCATGCCCGTCTACGGCACCTGCGCCGGGCTCATCATGCTCGCCGACAAGATCCTCGACCCCCGGTCGGGCCAGGAGACCCTGGGCGGCATCGACATGATCGTCCGCCGCAACGCCTTCGGGCGGCAGAACGAGTCCTTCGAGGCGCGCGTCGAGGTCGCCGGCGTGGACGGCGGCCCCGTGGAGGGCGTCTTCATCCGCGCCCCCTGGGTCGAGTCCGTCGGCGCCTCCGTCGAGGTCCTCGCCGAGTACGACGGCCACATCGTCGCAGTACGGCAGGGCAACGCGCTCGCCACGTCGTTCCACCCGGAGCTGACCGGCGACCACCGCGTGCACGCCCTGTTCGTCGACATGGTGCGCGCCGTGGGCGCATGAGATCCCGGTAGGATCTCTGGGGTTCGTTCCGAGTTCGGTTACGCGAAGGAGACAGGCAGATGTCCGGCCACTCTAAATGGGCCACGACGAAGCACAAGAAGGCCGTGATCGACGCCAAGCGCGGCAAGCTCTTCGCGAAGCTGATCAAGAACATCGAGGTCGCGGCCCGCACGGGCGGCGGCGACCCCGAGGGCAACCCCACGCTCTACGACGCCATCCAGAAGGCCAAGAAGCAGTCGGTCCCGAACAAGAACATCGACTCCGCGGTCAAGCGCGGCTCCGGCCAGGAGGCCGGCGGCGCCGACTACGAGACGATCATGTACGAGGGCTACGGGCCGAACGGCGTCGCGGTGCTCATCGAGTGCCTCACCGACAACCGCAACCGCGCCGCCTCCGACGTCCGCGTCGCGATGACCCGCAACGGCGGCTCGATGGCCGACCCCGGTTCCGTGTCGTACCTCTTCAACCGCAAGGGCGTCGTGATCCTCCCCAAGGGCGGCCTGACCGAGGACGACGTGCTCGGCGCGGTCCTCGACGCCGGCGCGGAGGAGGTCAACGACCTCGGGGAGACCTTCGAGGTGATCAGCGAGGCCACCGACCTGGTCGCGGTCCGCACCGCCCTCCAGGACGCCGGCATCGACTACGAGTCGGCGGAGGCCAGCTTCGTCCCGACCATGCAGGTCGAGCTGGACGAGGAGGGCGCCCGCAAGATCTTCAAGCTGATCGACGCGCTGGAGGACAGCGACGACGTGCAGAACGTCTTCGCCAACTTCGACGTCTCCGACGACGTCATGGCGAAGGTCGACGCCTGATCCGCGACGACGCCGTCCGACGACACGGGCCGACGGGACCACCCCGTCGGCCCGTCGCGTTGTCGGTGCCGGCCGATAACCTGCAGGAACCGGGGGTACCCCCCGGAGGTGACCGGGGGAGAGAGAAGGAGGCCGCGTGCGCGTGCTTGGGGTGGACCCGGGTCTGACCCGGTGCGGGATCGGCGTCGTCGAGGGGGTCGCGGGACGCCCGCTGACCATGCTCGGCGTCGGCGTCATCCGCACGCCGGCCGACGCCGACCTCGGCCACCGGCTCGTCGCCGTCGAACGCGGCATGGAGGAGTGGCTCGACGCGCACCGGCCCGACCTGGTCGCCGTGGAGCGCGTGTTCAGCCAGCACAACGTCCGCACGGTGATGGGCACGGCCCAGGCCAGTGCCGTCGCCGTGCTCTGCGCCTCCCGCCGCGGCCTCCCGGTCGCGCTGCACACCCCCAGCGAGGTCAAGGCCGCCGTGACCGGCAGCGGCCGCGCCGACAAGGCACAGGTCGGCGCCATGGTGACCCGTCTCCTGCGGCTCTCCGCCCCGCCCAGGCCCGCCGACGCCGCCGACGCCCTCGCCCTCGCCATCTGCCACATCTGGCGGGCCCCCGCGCAGAACCGCCTCCAGCGGGCGGTCGCCGCACAGCACGCGTCGAAAGGCCGAACCGCATGATCGCCTTCGTGACCGGGCCGGTCGCGGCCCTCACCCCGACCACCGCCGTCGTCGAGGTCGGCGGTGTCGGCATGGTCCTCCACTGCACGCCGGACACCCTCTCCACGCTGAGGGCCGGACGGGAGGCCCGGCTGCACACCTCGCTGGTCGTCCGCGAGGACTCCCTGACCCTGTACGGCTTCGCCGACGACGACGAGCGGCAGGTCTTCGAACTGCTCCAGACCGCCAGCGGCGTCGGCCCGCGCCTCGCCCAGGCCATGCTCGCCGTCCACAGCCCCGATGCCCTGCGCGCCGCCGTCGCCTCCGGTGACGAGAGGGCCCTCACGGCCGTCCCCGGCATCGGCAAAAAGGGCGCCCAGAAGCTCCTGCTGGAGCTGAAGGACCGGCTCGGCGCCCCGGCCGGCCCGGCCCGGCCCGCCGCCGGCGCGGCCGGCTGGCGCGACCAGCTGCACGCCGCGCTCGTCGGACTCGGCTACGCCGCCCGCGAGGCCGACGACGCGGTCGACGCCGTCGCCCCGCAGGCCGAGGCCGCCGGCGGCGAGCCGCCGATCGGCCCGCTGCTGAAGGCGGCCCTGCAGACCCTCAACCGCGCCCGCTGACCCGGCCGCCCCCACCCCGCGAGGAGACGTTCAGTGAACTGGGACGAGACGACCGACGCGACCGCCCCCGAGCGGCCCGCCGGCCCCGACGCGGACCGGCTGGTGGGATCGGTCGCCGACCGCGACGACCAGGCCGTCGAGGCCGCGCTGCGCCCCAGGGACCTGGACGAGTTCATCGGCCAGCAGAAGGTCCGCGAGCAGCTCGACCTGGTCCTCAAGGCCGCCCGCGCCCGCGGCGCCACCGCCGACCACGTCCTGCTCTCCGGCGCGCCCGGCCTCGGCAAGACCACGCTCTCCATGATCATCGCTGCGGAGATGGGCGCCCCCATCCGGATCACCTCCGGCCCCGCCATCCAGCACGCCGGCGACCTCGCCGCGATCCTCTCCTCCCTCCAGGAGGGCGAGGTCCTCTTCCTCGACGAGATCCACCGCATGTCCCGGCCCGCCGAGGAGATGCTGTACATGGCCATGGAGGACTTCCGCGTCGACGTGATCGTCGGCAAGGGCCCCGGAGCCACCGCGATCCCCCTGGAACTGCCGCCGTTCACCCTGGTCGGCGCCACCACGCGGGCCGGGCTGCTGCCGCCGCCGCTGCGCGACCGCTTCGGCTTCACCGCGCACATGGAGTTCTACGCCCCCGCCGAACTGGAGCGCGTCGTCCACCGCTCCGCACGCCTCCTCGACGTGGAGATAGACCCCGAGGGCGCCGCCGAGATCGCCGGCCGCTCCCGCGGCACGCCCCGCATCGCCAACCGCCTCCTGCGCCGCGTCCGCGACTACGCCCAGGTCAGGGCCGACGGCGTCATCACCCGGGAGATCGCGGCGACCGCCCTGGCCGTCTACGAGGTCGACGCCCGCGGCCTGGACCGGCTCGACCGCGCCGTCCTGGAGGCCCTGCTGAAGCTGTTCGGCGGCGGCCCGGTCGGCCTGTCGACGCTCGCCGTGGCGGTGGGGGAGGAGCGGGAGACCGTCGAGGAAGTGGCGGAACCGTTCCTCGTACGGGAGGGACTGCTCGCCCGGACGCCGCGGGGCCGCGTCGCCACTCCGGCCGCCTGGTCCCACCTCGGACTCGTACCGCCGCAGGCCACGGGCACCGGGACCGGGCAGGCAGGTCTGTTCGACGCGTGACGGCGCGGGGACTCGCCGGGGCAGGAACCACGGTGGGATGCTGGGCGTTGTTCCATCGATGCGGACTCGCTTAGACTCCGCCGATGCCGCCCCTTCAGGCGGTGTGCCCACCCCCCGTAGATCAGGCCGCCCAGCAGCGCGGTCGTGCGAAGGAATTCCGTCCCGTGGATAACATCGGCGTACTTCTCCCTTTCATCGTGCTCATCGGGGCCATGTTCCTCATGACTCGCTCTGCCAAGAAGAAGCAGCAGCAGGCCGTGGAAATGCGCAACCAGATGCAGCCGGGCACCGGCGTGCGGACGATCGGGGGGATGTACGCCACCGTCAAGGAGGTCGGCGACGACACGGTCCTCCTGGAGGTGGCGCCGGGCGTCCACGCCGTCTACGCGAAGAACGCGATCGGCGCCGTCCTGGAGGACGAGGAGTACAACCGCATCGTCCACGGCGACACGGGCTCCGGCGACGTGAAGTCCGGTGACCTCCCGGCCGTGCCGGACGACGCGTCCTCGCTCTCCGACCCCGCCGACGGCACCGCGAAGCCGGACCTCACCAAGAAGGCCGACACGGACGACGCCGCGCCCCGGAAGGGCGAGACCGACGGCGAGGCCGACGCGAAGTAGCCGCACGCGGAACCGCCGGGCGCCCGCGGCGCCCGGCGGTTCCCGGGCTCGCGTCACATCTGCATCTGCGGGGGCGGGTCCCCACGCACACTTCGTGGCCGCCCCGCGCACACCCGGCGCCGAGCGGTTGGACAGGGAGATACGACAAGGTGGCAGCACCGAAGAAGGGCAGAAGGCCGTCGGGGGGCCAGGGAAGGCCGGGGCGCGCCCTGGTACTGATCCTGATCGCGATGGCCGCGCTCACCGGCGGCATGTTCTGGTCAGGTCACACCACGCCGCGCCTCGGCATCGACCTCGCGGGCGGCACGACCATCACGCTCAAGGCGAAGGCCGAGCCCGGCAGGGAAGACGCCGTCAACGAGACCAACATGAACACGGCGATCGGCATCATCGAACGCCGCGTCAACGGTCTCGGCGTCCAGGAGGCCGAGGTCCAGAAGCAGGGCACCGAGAACATCATCGTCAACATCCCCAAGGGGACCGACGAGGAGCAGGCCCGCCAGCAGGTGGGCACCACCGCCCAGCTGTACTTCCGCCCGGTGATGTCCGTCGCGATGAGCGAGCCCGCGGCACCGGCGCCCTCCGGCAGCCCCTCCGCCGGCCCGTCGCCGAAGCCCTCGGCGAGCCCCACCAAGGGCGGCGACGAGGTCACCGCGCCCTCGGCGAGCCCCACCACGCAGGGGCGCGCCCTCACCGACGCCCTGCGGAAGGCCCCGAGCCCCGGCGCCTCCGGCGGCCCGTCCGCCGCGCCGAGCCCCAGTGGCTCCCAGCTGCCCGCCCCGGCGGTCTCGCCGAGCACCGACCCGACCGCGGACGCCGGCCTCCAGGCCAGGTTCGCCGCGCTCGACTGCTCCGATCCCAAGCAGCGCGCCTCCGTCAAGGGCGCCAAGCCCACCGAGGCGGCCCTCGCCTGCGGCCAGAACGGCGGCGTGTGGGAGAAGTACCTGCTGGGCCCCGCCGTCGTGGACGGCAAGGATGTCGACGACGCCCGGGGCGCGCTCGACCCCGAGCGCGGCATCTGGAAGGTGCAGCTGGAGTTCAACGACAAGGGCGCCAAGAAGTTCGCCGAGGTCACCGGTCGGCTCGCCACGCAGGCGTCGCCCCAGAACCAGTTCGCGATCGTCCTCGACGGCGACGTCGTCTCCGCCCCGTCGGTGAGCTTCGCCATCCCGGGCGGGCAGGCGGAGATCACCGGCAGCTTCAACCAGAAGACGGCGCAGGACCTCGGCAACATGCTCTCCTACGGTGCGCTGCCGCTCTCCTTCGAGGAGCAGTCCGTCACCACCGTCACCGCCGCCCTCGGCGGCGAGCAGCTGCGCGCCGGCCTGATCGCCGGTGCGATCGGCCTCGCCCTCGTCGTGGTCTACCTGGTGGTGTACTACCGCGGCCTGTCGCTCATCGCGATCCTGTCGCTGGGCGTCTCCGCCGTCCTCACCTACACGATCATGTCGCTGCTCGGCCCGGCCATCGGCTTCGCGCTGAACCTGCCCGCCGTCTGCGGCGCGATCGTCGCGATCGGCATCACCGCCGACTCGTTCATCGTGTACTTCGAACGCATCCGCGACGAGATCCGCGAGGGCCGCACCCTGCGTCCCGCCGTCGAGCGGGGCTGGCCGCGCGCCCGCCGCACGATCCTCGTCTCCGACTTCGTGTCGTTCCTGGCCGCCGCGGTGCTGTTCGTCGTCACCGTCGGCAAGGTGCAGGGCTTCGCGTTCACCCTCGGCCTGACCACCCTCCTCGACGTCGTCGTGGTGTTCTTCTTCACCAAGCCGCTGATGACGCTCCTGGCCCGCGGGAAGTTCTTCGGCGGCCAGCACCCGTGGTCGGGCCTGGACCCGAAGCGGCTCGGTGCGCAGCCGCCGCTGCGCCGCACCCGCCGCGTATCCGTCACGACCGAACCGAAGGAGGCGTGAGATGTCGCGACTCGGAAATCTCGGCGCCCGTCTCTACCGCGGTGAGGTCGGCTACGACTTCGTCGCCAAGCGGATGCTCTGGTACGGCGTCTCGA
It includes:
- the pdxT gene encoding pyridoxal 5'-phosphate synthase glutaminase subunit PdxT, with product MGTTPVIGVLALQGDVREHLIALAAADATARPVRRPEELAEVDGLVVPGGESTTISKLANLFGMAEPLRARIAAGMPVYGTCAGLIMLADKILDPRSGQETLGGIDMIVRRNAFGRQNESFEARVEVAGVDGGPVEGVFIRAPWVESVGASVEVLAEYDGHIVAVRQGNALATSFHPELTGDHRVHALFVDMVRAVGA
- a CDS encoding YebC/PmpR family DNA-binding transcriptional regulator, with amino-acid sequence MSGHSKWATTKHKKAVIDAKRGKLFAKLIKNIEVAARTGGGDPEGNPTLYDAIQKAKKQSVPNKNIDSAVKRGSGQEAGGADYETIMYEGYGPNGVAVLIECLTDNRNRAASDVRVAMTRNGGSMADPGSVSYLFNRKGVVILPKGGLTEDDVLGAVLDAGAEEVNDLGETFEVISEATDLVAVRTALQDAGIDYESAEASFVPTMQVELDEEGARKIFKLIDALEDSDDVQNVFANFDVSDDVMAKVDA
- the ruvC gene encoding crossover junction endodeoxyribonuclease RuvC, yielding MRVLGVDPGLTRCGIGVVEGVAGRPLTMLGVGVIRTPADADLGHRLVAVERGMEEWLDAHRPDLVAVERVFSQHNVRTVMGTAQASAVAVLCASRRGLPVALHTPSEVKAAVTGSGRADKAQVGAMVTRLLRLSAPPRPADAADALALAICHIWRAPAQNRLQRAVAAQHASKGRTA
- the ruvA gene encoding Holliday junction branch migration protein RuvA, which gives rise to MIAFVTGPVAALTPTTAVVEVGGVGMVLHCTPDTLSTLRAGREARLHTSLVVREDSLTLYGFADDDERQVFELLQTASGVGPRLAQAMLAVHSPDALRAAVASGDERALTAVPGIGKKGAQKLLLELKDRLGAPAGPARPAAGAAGWRDQLHAALVGLGYAAREADDAVDAVAPQAEAAGGEPPIGPLLKAALQTLNRAR
- the ruvB gene encoding Holliday junction branch migration DNA helicase RuvB encodes the protein MNWDETTDATAPERPAGPDADRLVGSVADRDDQAVEAALRPRDLDEFIGQQKVREQLDLVLKAARARGATADHVLLSGAPGLGKTTLSMIIAAEMGAPIRITSGPAIQHAGDLAAILSSLQEGEVLFLDEIHRMSRPAEEMLYMAMEDFRVDVIVGKGPGATAIPLELPPFTLVGATTRAGLLPPPLRDRFGFTAHMEFYAPAELERVVHRSARLLDVEIDPEGAAEIAGRSRGTPRIANRLLRRVRDYAQVRADGVITREIAATALAVYEVDARGLDRLDRAVLEALLKLFGGGPVGLSTLAVAVGEERETVEEVAEPFLVREGLLARTPRGRVATPAAWSHLGLVPPQATGTGTGQAGLFDA
- the yajC gene encoding preprotein translocase subunit YajC, with amino-acid sequence MTRSAKKKQQQAVEMRNQMQPGTGVRTIGGMYATVKEVGDDTVLLEVAPGVHAVYAKNAIGAVLEDEEYNRIVHGDTGSGDVKSGDLPAVPDDASSLSDPADGTAKPDLTKKADTDDAAPRKGETDGEADAK
- the secD gene encoding protein translocase subunit SecD; translated protein: MAAPKKGRRPSGGQGRPGRALVLILIAMAALTGGMFWSGHTTPRLGIDLAGGTTITLKAKAEPGREDAVNETNMNTAIGIIERRVNGLGVQEAEVQKQGTENIIVNIPKGTDEEQARQQVGTTAQLYFRPVMSVAMSEPAAPAPSGSPSAGPSPKPSASPTKGGDEVTAPSASPTTQGRALTDALRKAPSPGASGGPSAAPSPSGSQLPAPAVSPSTDPTADAGLQARFAALDCSDPKQRASVKGAKPTEAALACGQNGGVWEKYLLGPAVVDGKDVDDARGALDPERGIWKVQLEFNDKGAKKFAEVTGRLATQASPQNQFAIVLDGDVVSAPSVSFAIPGGQAEITGSFNQKTAQDLGNMLSYGALPLSFEEQSVTTVTAALGGEQLRAGLIAGAIGLALVVVYLVVYYRGLSLIAILSLGVSAVLTYTIMSLLGPAIGFALNLPAVCGAIVAIGITADSFIVYFERIRDEIREGRTLRPAVERGWPRARRTILVSDFVSFLAAAVLFVVTVGKVQGFAFTLGLTTLLDVVVVFFFTKPLMTLLARGKFFGGQHPWSGLDPKRLGAQPPLRRTRRVSVTTEPKEA